A region of the Cyanobacteria bacterium GSL.Bin1 genome:
ACTGCGCGATCGCGTCCTCGTCGAGTCGCCGCAGATAAAAATCCAGTTCTTGACTTACTTCCCCCTCTTGAGCAAATTTCTCTAATGACTCAATGTCAAGACTCACTTCCAAGAGAGACAAAGAAACAATAATTCTTTCGGCTCCGCAAGCGGACTCTGGCACGAGGGTTTCAGCGCAAACGGCGAAACCGAACACTACAAAAAAATGGCGAACCCAAACTGGGAATCCCTTTCTTCTTCCTCTTTTTTTAGATTGAGGTTGCATCAATATTTTTGTTAAATTATGAGTCATTGTTTTGCACTATTAATCAACACTAAAGTCTTCTTCTCTTAAGCATTAAATGCTCTACTTTTTTCAGCAAGACTTTAATTTTCCCAGTTTTATGAGCCCCAAAATATTTCCGGAACACCTTATTTCCCTTGCTAAACCAGTTATATCATAATATTAATCTACTGGCGGATTCATGAGGCTCTATCTATTTTAAATAGACCTTCTTTGCACTTTTTTTACACTTTTTTTTTCTTCTTAGATAGGGTTAAAGCTTCAACAAAGAGACTGATTAACCGTTAGATAGAGTAAAAATCCAACATGAAACAGTGGCTACTGTTCCTATCCCTGTTTTGTCATTCTCCAGGGAGAATAATCAATTCAATTTTCCGAAGGCTTCTTGAAAGCGCGATATGGTTCCCGCCACTGTCCGAAGGGCATTGCACTTTCTTTTTCTGAGGAAAAATTAAGTTCAGAGGTGAAATCGGCAAAAATATCAGGCTCAAATTTTGAATCCTTTCTCGGGTAACCCCTTGCCCCCTTGCGTATCGATAACTAGGCAGGGGTGTCGGCTAAGTGCTAACTGAATTCGGTAAATCACGATAAGCTAATTGATGATTGTTATGGGCTGAAATTTTATGAATATTCGTACCGTTGCCACACAACCGTTCGACGATCAAAAACCGGGAACGTCTGGACTCCGCAAGCGGGTTTCTACTTTCCAAAAACCACATTACTTAGAAAACTTCATTCAATCAATCTTTAATAGCCTCGACAACTACCAAGGGCAACGACTCATTTTAGGTGGAGATGGTCGCTACTATAACCGCACTGCTATTCAAACCATTCTCAAAATGGCTGCTGCCAACGGCGTGGGGCGTGTTTTAGTGGGGCAAGGGGGAATTCTCTCCACACCGGCTGCATCTTGCCTGATCCGTAAATATCAAGCCTTTGGCGGCATTATTTTATCGGCCAGTCATAACCCTGGCGGTCCTGAAGGTGACTTTGGTGTTAAATTTAATACGCCCAATGGTGGACCAGCCCCTGCTGATGTTACAGAAGCAATTTTTGCTAAAAGTAAACAAATTAGCGAGTACAAAGTACTTGAAGCCGATGAGATTAATCTCGATCAGAAAGGGGAATACCAACTGGGCGAGATGATCGTAGAAGTGGTCGATGCCGTTGCCGATTATGCTGATTTGATGGCATCAATCTTTGACTTTGGCGCGATTCGGAATTTACTCAGTGGTGGGTTTCGGATGGTTATGGACTCGCTTCATGCGGTAACGGGTCCCTACGCCAAAGAAATTTTAGAAAATCGCTTGCAAGCGCCAGCAGGAACAGTGCGGAATGGAGAACCTTTAGAAGATTTTGGGGGCGGACACCCAGACCCAAATTTGGTTTATGCCCGCGAGTTAGTAGATATTATGTATGGGAATAATGCGCCACAGTTTGGGGCTGCTTCCGATGGTGACGGCGATCGCAACATGATTTTAGGGGATCACTTTTTTGTCACCCCTAGTGATAGTTTGGCAATTTTGGCAGCCAATGCAACCTTAGTTCCCGGCTATGCCCAAGGAATTACGGGTGTGGCGCGATCAATGCCCACCTCCCAAGCCGCCGATCGCGTTGCGAAACAACTGGGAATTGCTTGTTATGAAACGCCCACCGGCTGGAAGTTTTTTGGCAATCTCCTTGATGCCGGCAAAGTGACCCTCTGTGGTGAAGAAAGCTTTGGTACCGGTTCTAACCATGTACGGGAAAAAGACGGATTGTGGGCAATTTTATTCTGGTTGAATATTATTGCTAAGCGTGAACAAAGTGTAGAAGAAATTGTCAAAGAACACTGGCAAACTTACGGACGCACCTATTATTCCCGCCATGACTACGAAGAGGTCGATAAAGATCCGGCAAATACCTTAATGGATCAGCTGCGATCGCGCTTACCTCAACTCCCCGGACAAAAATTCAATGGCTATGAGATTGATCTCGCTGACGATTTTAGCTACACTGACCCGATCGATGGCAGTGTTGCCCAAAAACAAGGCATTCGTCTGGTCTTTAAGGATGGCTCACGGATTGTCTTTCGTCTCTCGGGAACGGGAACTCACGGTGCCACTTTGCGGGTTTACTTAGAACGCTATGAATCCAATCAAGCACAGCAAAATCAAGATACCCAAGCTGCCCTTGCTGACTTGATTAACATCGCAGATGAAATTGCTCAAATTAAAACTCTAACCGGGCGCGATCAACCTTCTGTCATCACTTAATTCCTTAACCACCCTATTTCATTGAGAGGGAGAGGATTGACACTCCCCCGGCTAAAGCGCGGGGGATTCTTGGTTCATCGAGGCTGCTTGCTCTAACAGAACGGATTCTACCAGAGTAGAGGCTGCTTCTCCCCAAGCGTGAGTTCCGACGTGCCCCGTCGTACTTAATGCTTTCTTGAGAATGTTGATGGCTGCGTTCTCATCGCGGCAAAGATTGGCTCCACACTGGCACGTATGCGTCCGAGTGGACAAACCTTTTTTCACGATCCGCCCACAATTGGAACACTCTTGCGAGGTGTATTGCGGGGGGACGGCAACTGTTACTTTGCCAAACTTGTGAGCAAAATACTCCAGCCAAACGCGAAATTGGTACCAAGCGACATCACTAATCGACTTCGCCAAATTGTGGTTTTTCACTAGATTTCTCACCGGCAAGCGCGGAATGCGCCGTCGCTTTCCAGCCCGAATTCGATTCGGGCTGGAAAGCGACGGTC
Encoded here:
- a CDS encoding alpha-D-glucose phosphate-specific phosphoglucomutase; protein product: MNIRTVATQPFDDQKPGTSGLRKRVSTFQKPHYLENFIQSIFNSLDNYQGQRLILGGDGRYYNRTAIQTILKMAAANGVGRVLVGQGGILSTPAASCLIRKYQAFGGIILSASHNPGGPEGDFGVKFNTPNGGPAPADVTEAIFAKSKQISEYKVLEADEINLDQKGEYQLGEMIVEVVDAVADYADLMASIFDFGAIRNLLSGGFRMVMDSLHAVTGPYAKEILENRLQAPAGTVRNGEPLEDFGGGHPDPNLVYARELVDIMYGNNAPQFGAASDGDGDRNMILGDHFFVTPSDSLAILAANATLVPGYAQGITGVARSMPTSQAADRVAKQLGIACYETPTGWKFFGNLLDAGKVTLCGEESFGTGSNHVREKDGLWAILFWLNIIAKREQSVEEIVKEHWQTYGRTYYSRHDYEEVDKDPANTLMDQLRSRLPQLPGQKFNGYEIDLADDFSYTDPIDGSVAQKQGIRLVFKDGSRIVFRLSGTGTHGATLRVYLERYESNQAQQNQDTQAALADLINIADEIAQIKTLTGRDQPSVIT